One Coffea arabica cultivar ET-39 chromosome 5c, Coffea Arabica ET-39 HiFi, whole genome shotgun sequence DNA window includes the following coding sequences:
- the LOC113689129 gene encoding uncharacterized protein, with the protein MTERSPGNGVDHADPQYVPDRQEWLIDGFWHCIKNGKFTMRNVYHALIDLLEVNQKAQVGTSSDKDPLVHCRGFQGFRVPRGCPIVTHLGYADDVLVFSSANASSLRLVMSVLEEYEASSGQRVNKSKSYFLGHASLGRARRMVIQRITGFTSGSFPIRYLGYPLFYGRRKREYFAGLCQAVVRKIESWEHKLLSAGGRIVLVKHVLSVLPVYLLMAASPPKSVFREIEGWFSNFLWGESKWGLKCHWIRWQDLCVPREEGGLGFRRLEDVHTAFSIKLWWNFRSLSSLWSSFMKAKYCAQVHPNLVNHHGGSLVWRRMLTVRHLAELHIGWIGRSGGLNFWFDNWIGTGSLASRLDSVSDHLVADFLEDGQWNLSLLQQ; encoded by the exons ATGACGGAAAGAAGTCCTGGTAATGGTGTTGATCATGCTGATCCACAATATGTGCCAGATA GACAAGAATGGTTGATAGATGGATTTTGGCACTGCATCAAAAATGGCAAATTCACAATGAGAAATGTGTATCATGCTCTAATAGATTTATTGGAAGTAAATCAGAAAGCTCAAGTTGGCACAAGCTCAGACAAAGATCCA CTGGTGCACTGTCGGGGGTTCCAAGGTTTCAGAGTTCCAAGAGGGTGCCCGATTGTAACCCATTTGGGATATGCGGATGACGTGCTAGTTTTCTCAAGTGCGAATGCCTCCTCCTTGCGTCTTGTCATGAGTGTCTTGGAAGAATATGAGGCGTCCTCTGGCCAGCGAGTGAATAAATCGAAGAGTTATTTTTTAGGACATGCTTCCTTAGGGAGAGCGAGAAGGATGGTGATTCAGCGGATTACGGGTTTCACATCTGGTTCCTTTCCCATAAGGTACCTAGGATATCCTTTGTTTTATGGCCGTCGAAAGAGAGAATATTTTGCGGGGCTATGCCAGGCTGTGGTAAGAAAGATTGAGTCCTGGGAGCATAAGTTGTTGTCTGCAGGGGGTCGGATTGTTTTGGTGAAGCATGTCCTTTCTGTTTTGCCAGTTTATCTCTTGATGGCTGCGTCTCCTCCGAAGTCCGTGTTTAGGGAGATTGAAGGGTGGTTCTCAAATTTCCTTTGGGGTGAGTCGAAATGGGGCCTTAAGTGTCATTGGATCAGGTGGCAGGATCTTTGTGTGCCGAGGGAGGAAGGTGGTCTGGGGTTTCGACGCCTGGAGGATGTTCACACAGCCTTCTCCATCAAGCTTTGGTGGAACTTCCGTTCTTTGTCTTCCCTTTGGTCATCCTTTATGAAAGCCAAGTACTGTGCGCAGGTACACCCTAATTTAGTAAATCATCATGGGGGTTCTTTGGTCTGGAGACGGATGCTGACGGTGCGTCATCTTGCGGAGCTCCACATTGGATGGATTGGGCGATCTGGAggtttgaatttctggtttgataacTGGATAGGCACAGGTTCACTGGCCTCGCGACTGGATAGTGTATCGGATCATTTGGTTGCCGATTTCTTAGAGGATGGACAATGGAACCTGTCACTCCTACAGCAATGA